The genomic window CTTCCAAACCTGGTAAACTTCACCTGTTACGATTTCGCCTACTCTATCTTTATATTTTTTGAAGATTTCGTCTTTCTCTAATTCCAATACTTTAGAAACCAAAGTTTGACGGGCAGCTAAAATTGCTCTACGGCCAAAGCTTTCTAAGGTAATTTGCTCGATATAATCATCGCCAACTTCTAAAGTACTGTCTAATTTAGAAACTTCAGCAAGCTCGATCTCTAAATCATCATCCTCAGAAAACCCATCTTCCATTACTTTTCTCGTTCTCCAGATCTCCAAATCCCCGTTATCCGGATTCACGATAACATCACAGTTTTCGTCTGTTCCGTATTTTTTACGCAACATGCTACGAAAAACTTCTTCCAGCACACTGATCACCGTTGGGCGATCTATATTTTTGAAATCTTTAAACTCTTGAAAAGAGTCGATCAAATTAATTGTTGTAGTACTCATTTTTACTTAAATGAAATTAACACACTTGTTTCTAATATATCATTAAACGGAACAGCTGTTTGAATTGCTACCGCCTTTTTCCCTTTTTCTTTAACCGATTCTTCAATCAGCAGATTATTATCTGTAACCGATAGCAGTTTCCCTTCTTTTTTTGATCCTTCTTTCAGCTTAATGCTTACTGTACGGCCAATATTTTTATTGTATTGACGGATTAATTTTAAAGGCTCACCAACACCGGGCGAAGAAACTTCTAAATTATAAGCCTGTTCTATTGCGTTTTCTTCTTCGAGATGAAAACCAACGTGTCTGCTTATGGCCACACAATCCTGTATGCTAATACCTTCGTCGCCATCAACATGGATAATTAATTTATTGTTTGGCAACATTTTCACCTCAACCAGAAACAGCTCTGGCCGATCTGCTATTTTTTCCTCAACGAGGGCTGCAACTCTCTTTTCTACCTGCATATTTTAACCTGATTTCATAGAAAAAGGGGACACTGTCCCCTTCTCTTTTCTTCGATTACGATGCAAATGTAGTAATTTTTTAGAAAAAATCAAACACTTGCGCTAATTATTATGCTGATTATTACCGTTTAAGTGTTTGCCGCTGTGCTTTTAAATTCTGCTTACCCTTCCCCATAATCAGATCGCCTACAGTTGCAAATTTTATTCCGACGTAACTCTCAACCAGATATTCTTTACCCTTAAGAAATGGCTGATCGGGATTAAATACGAGTGAATCGCCTAATATCTTAACCTTGCCAGGCACTTCCAGTTCATCCTGGATACTGTCCAGATCGCCCGGTTTTATTAAAACAGAGACCAAATTAAGTGCATCTGCATTAGCCTGATAGGCATTTTTAACCTGTAAGAGACTCGCCTCATCAATATTTTTAATTATTATTGATGAACTATCCCCAGAAAACTTAATTATTGGCCTGTTGTTTGTATTCGAACATGAAAGTGCAAATATAGCAATAGCAATTACGGCCTGGTATTTAAAAAAGCATTTAAACATTTACAAAAATAAACAATTATGAGATTTATTATCGAAATCCTTTTGATGGGATTAGCCTTTTTTATCGGCGCAAGAATAGTACCTGGCGTACATGTTGATAGTTATGCAACATCCATTATTGCTGCAGTACTGGTTGCGCTTGCGAACTCAACCATTGGGTTCATTTTAAGATTATTAACATTCCCTGTTAATTTTTTAACGCTCGGACTGGTATCATTCATCATTACCGTTTTAATGATTTTATTGGTTGATAACATGATGACCTCTTTTAACACTTCAGGTTTTATCGCCGCTGCATTCCTGGCTATAGTTGTAGCTTTAATTAAAGCAGTGTTTAGTGCTGTAGTTGGGGAAAAAGAATAGTCTTGAGTCCAGAGTCGGCAGTCTTGAGTCAATTAGACTAAGGACTACCGACTTCAGACTGAGGACTAACGGATCACTTCTCTCGAAATAACCATTTTCTGAATCTCAGATGTACCTTCGTAAATCTGGGTAATTTTAGCATCGCGCATTAAACGTTCTACGTGGTATTCTTTTACGAAACCATAACCACCGTGCACCTGTACCGCTTCAATGGTTACATCCATCGCCACTTTCGAAGCAAACAGTTTGGCCATAGAACCGGCCTGTGTGTAAGGTAAACCCTGATCCTTTAACCAGGCAGCTTTATAAACCAATAACCTGGCGGCTTCGATCTGTGTAGCCATATCGGCCAGTTTAAAAGCAATGGCCTGATGCTCAGAAATTGGTTTGCCGAATGATTTACGCTCTTTAGCATACTGCGTGGCCAACTCGAAAGCACCCTGTGCAATACCTAAAGCCTGGGCCGCAATACCGATCCTTCCGCCTTCTAATGTTTTCATGGCGAATTTAAAACCGAAGCCATCTTCGCCAATTCTATTTTCTTTTGGCACCTTCACATCGTTAAACATTAAAGAATGTGTATCAGATCCGCGGATGCCGAGTTTATTTTCTTTTGGTCCAACGGTAAAACCTTCTATCCCTTTCTCTACAATAAAAGCATTGATACCTTTATGCCTTAATTCTGGATGGGTTTGTGCAATAACCAGATAAGTTGATGCAGTACCGCCGTTGGTGATCCAGTTTTTTGTACCATTCAGCAAATAATAATCGCCTTTATCCTCAGCGGTTGTACGTTGCGAGGTGGCATCAGATCCGGCTTCGGGTTCTGACAAACAAAAAGCGCCTATTTTTTCTCCTGCTGCCAACGGCTTTAAATATTTTTCTTTTTGGGCTTCACTGCCATAGGCCTCTAATCCGTAACAAACCAAAGAGTTGTTTACTGAAACCACAACTGATGCAGAAGCATCGATTTTAGAAAGCTCTTCCATTACCAAAACGTAAGAAATGGCATCGAGTCCGCTTCCATTATATTTTTCGCTCACCATCATCCCCAAAAAACCAAGTTCTCCAAGTTTTTTCACCTGCTCGGCCGGAAATTTCTGATGTTCGTCTCGTTCGATTACGCCAGGCTTTAATTCTTGCTGCGCGAAATCGCGGGCTGCCTGCCGGATCATTAATTGCTCTTCACTTAATTCAAAATGCATAACATTTATGTATAAAAGGTTAGTAAATCAAATGTAGCATTAATGATCGAAATTACTATGGTTGCATAGTAATTTATTTTTAATTTCACCTCATGCTGCGACGGCGTATTTGGTTCTGCTCCTATTGGGATCATAGCGAATGGCGGGATAGCAGCCCAAAGCACACTGGCTTCCATTTTTCCAAAAAAACGTTCTTTTTAGGCTTTTGGATTGGAAACGAGCGGTTCCGGGCATTTGGCAGCCATGGCCCCGCTTTACGCTTTACTTCGCTGTGCTCCGTGTTCGCTTTAATCGGGTTTACGAACAACGTGTAGCGCCAGGAGAACAAAACGCTAATTTTAAACCCAACAGCAGCGTCGGCTCCCGATTTAAACACCGGTTTACGTTATATCTTGATGTGCTTGCGTGTTTTCTCAGATTTTCTGTAGTTGCAAAAAAAATATTTAGTTTTTTTTAAAAGCAATAGCGGTAATACTTCGGTTACGATAAAGATACTTATACTATTAAGCCGGATTTATTTGCTTGTGCAATCTGCGTTAACGATGGAAACGGCATCCTTTTTGGCTAGTATATTGATTATAGTCGAAGGACAGCCAAAAAGATACAGCGGACAGCGTGTTAAAACGCCCACAAAAAAATTATTTAACCGCTCTTTTAGTCAAGACGAAACCCAGACTTAAACTTCCTAAAATAAGAATTAGTAAAACCTGCGAGGAATGAATAATGGTTGAGTAGGCCAAGCCATCTTTAAAAGAAACGGAATACAATACCAGTGACTGGGCAACCATCCAGTGAAAAACACCAATCCCGCCCTGAACAGGTGCTGCCATGGCAAAACCAGAAAAAACAATTGCGGTAAATGCAGCATTAAAATGTAATCCCGAAGTAGCCTGAATAGAAGAAAAAGCGAAATACATGGAAAGTAAGTAGAAAAGCCAAATACCTAAGGTATAGGTTAAGAACAAACCTTTTTCTTTTAACTTGCTATACGAGCCAAATCCTTGACGCAGACTTACAAAAATGCGTAAAAATTTTTTACTGAATTTTTGACGGAGAAAATATATTGCAACAGCAATGAGCAGCAGGATGATGATACCCAAACCAACCAACCACAAATAGTTAATTGTATTTATTTTTTTTACAAGATTGAGATAGATGGTTTGATAAAGAAACCCGGCTACAATATCATATTGAAAAATCAGCATCGCCAAACTGGTAAGAAAAAGCATCAGCACATCAAATAGCCGTTCAGTAATTACGGTACCTATAGAAGCAAACATGGGCACCTTTTCGGCTTTGTGGATCACTGAGCAACGGCCAATCTCTCCGAAGCGTGGCAAAGCAAGGTTAGCCAAATAGCCGATCATTACAGCGTGGTAAGCATTCCAGAAACTTATTTTGTAATGGATAGACTGATACAACATTTGCCAGCGCAAAGCACGTAACACATGGCCAATCCATACGGCAAATGCAGAAGTAATTACCCAAAAATAGTTGGCGGTTTTAATTTCCTGCCAGATCTTTCCTAAATCCTGACCTCTAAAAGCTAAATATAAAACCCCTATCCCGATTAAAAACAGGATGATATATTTTAGCGCTGTTTTGAGGTCGAATATCACAAGGTTATTTTAGCAAGTGGTTATTATCGTCAGGAAAAACCAATATTGGATTGTATTTTTTGGCTTCTTCTATTGGTAATGAGCCGTAAGACATAATGATGAGAATGTCGCCAAGCTGAGCTAAACGGGCTGTTGCACCATTTAAACAGATGGTTCCGGTACCGCGTTCGCCTTTAATTACATAAGTTTCGAAACGTGCACCATTATTATTATTTACAATCTGCACCTTTTCATTAGCGATAATGTTAGCTGCATCCATCAAATCTTCATCTATCGTAATACTGCCTACATAGTTCAATTCGGCTTGTGTTACCCTAACACGGTGTATTTTCGATTTTAATATTGTGATAACCATTCAGCAAAGTTAGTAATCAGTTTGGAGTTTTCAGTCATCAGTTTGGAGTTTCGCAAATCGGTAAATTCTGATTCTTGATACGCACATCCTGACTTTACTTAATAATCATATTATCGATCAGCCTGGTAGATCCTACTTTTGCAGCCACCAGGGCAACTAAGTTATTTTCATCCTTTGATTTGGCTGGTTCCAGTGTATCGCCATTGGCAATGGTAAAATAATCCAGTTCTACACCATCTATATTCCGGTAGAATGATTTGGCCTTATCCACCAATTCTGTTAGTGAATATTCTTTAAAATGATCGATAACGAACTGCAGCGATTTACTTAGCACTAATGAATGCATTCGGTCATCGGAAGATAAATGGATGTTCCGACTGCTCATGGCTAAACCGTCGGCTTCGCGGATAATCGGACAGGTAATAATGGTAATCGGCAGCTTGAAATAAGCCAGCATATTCTTGATCATTAATACCTGCTGGAAATCTTTTTGTCCGAACATGGCTACATCTGGCTCAACGGCATCAAACAATTTTTTTACAATCTGCGTTACACCTTGATAGTGGCCTTTTCTAAATTCGCCTTCCAACAGAAATTCGGCATTACCCAAATCAATTTGCCAAACCTCGTCGGCCCCGGTAGGATACATTTCATCTACGTTAGGCATAAATACGCCGTTACAACCAGCATCTGCCAGCATAGCTAAATCGTGTGCTATAGGGCGAGGGTATTTCTCTAAATCTTTAGGATCTGTAAACTGCGTTGGATTTACAAATATGCTACAGATAATGATATCGGCATTCTGCTGCGCCAGTTTTATCAACGATATGTGGCCATTGTGCAAGGCACCCATGGTAGGCACAAGCGCTATTTTTTTACCTGATGCTTTTAAGGGTTTTAAAAAAGCCTTAAGCGCTGCTTTGGTTTTAAATATTTCCAATTTGGACAAACTAAATTAAAGCCGTAAAGGTGTAAATTAATCTAAACGAAACCAAACAAATGCTTGCTATATTGATAAATAGTATTATTATGCTTACCTTTGCAGCTCATTATCTTTTATTTAACTTAATATTTTCTTAGAATATGGAGATGGCAAAAACGAAGCTGCTGATTGTTACACACGAGATGTCGCCTTTCCTCGAGCTTACTAAAATTTCTGAAATCACGCGCCAATTACCACAAGCAATGCAAGAAAAAGGATTCGAAATCCGTATCTTAATGCCTAAATTTGGTAACATCAACGAAAGAAGAAATCGTTTACACGAAGTAATCCGCTTATCAGGAATGAACATCATTATCGATGACAACGATAACCCTTTAATCATTAAAGTAGCCTCCATCCCAGCTGCACGCATGCAGGTTTATTTCTTAGACAATGAAGAATATTTCCAACGCAAACAAGTATTTAGAGATGCAAGCGGGAAATTTTTCGACGACAATGATGAACGCACAATTTTCTTTTGCAAAGGCGCGTTGGAAACGGTTAAAAAATTAGGCTGGGCGCCAGATATCGTTCACTGTCATGGCTGGATGAGTGCATTAGTTCCTGCTTATATCAAAACAACTTATAAAAACGATCCTACTTTTAAAAATTCTAAAGTAGTATATTCTGTTTATGAGGACGGCTTTACAGAGAAATTAAATGCTAGTTTTTCTAAGAAGGCAGTCATGGCAAATATGACTGAGGATGACACTAAAGCATTCTTACCATCTGATTGCGACAGCATGCATATTGGTGCGATAACACATTCTGATGCAGTAGTTTTAGCAGATGAAAACCTAAATAAAGATGTGTTAAAATTTGTTAAAGATTCCAATAAGCCAACATTAGCTTTTAACTTAACCGAGAATTTCGAAAACTTCTATACTTTTTATGAAGAAATTTCGAATGACGAACTGGTTTCACTTGCTTAATTAAGGTATTATTATTTTAAATATGAAATTTACAAAACAAGACTTATTAACCCTGTTGATAGGTCTTTTTCTTTTTGCATCGTGCAAAAACCCTGATGGTGTTGGTTTAGATGTAGATCCGAACGCTGCAATTACCGGAACGCTGGTGGTATCTCCTGTTAAATCTCAACTTGTACGAGAAGACGCTGCCAACACCGCCGGATTAATCCGTTACCCACTGGGCTATATGATTGACCCTGATTTTGGAAAAACTGAGGCTGCCTTAGCATTAACGGTTTATCCGGTAAGTACAAGTTACGATTTCGGTACTGCTCCGGTATTAGACTCAGCAGTTTTGGTATTAAAATTAGATACAACATCTACTTTAACCAAATTTTACGGCGATACCATCACTTCTAAATATAGTATTGATGTTTACCAGTTAGCCAATAAGGTTACAACTTATAAAAGCTCGGATGTACAGGCAATCAACAACACACTTTTAGGTAACTTTACAGGCAAAATAGCACCAAACACCAAAAGAAAGATATTTGACATCGTAACAGGCAAAGCCGATACTTTAAAAACTGTACCTGCTCAAATCCGGATTCCTTTAAACAGGGCATTTATACAAAACGCCATATTAAACTTAGGCACCGCAGGAACATCCACAAATGCAAAATTTATAGACGCATTTAAAGGCTTATATGCTCAGGTAAATAAAACATCTTCAACAGGGGCTGGAGGTATTGCATTTTTCAATTTCACAGGCACTGATTCATATTTACAACTGGTTTGGAAAAAAACCAATTCATCAAGCGGAATAGACACCACTAGCGTTAACTTTCCTATTGGAGCGTTGGTTCAAAATAGCAGTGGTGGCAGTTCAATTTCCGGAATAGCCGCAAACATTAAGCACGATTACACAGGCACTGAAGTGCAAAAACAAATTGATGTTGCAGTTCCAACAGATCCAGCCCAACAATATAGAGTAACTTACTTACAAGGCTTGGCCGGTGTAAAAACCAAATTAACGTTTCCAGAATTGACAGGCTTTACTGGCAAGTACGGAAAGGCAATTATTAATAAGGCAGAGTTGGTTGTAGAGCTTGGTGGTGCTGCCCCAGCATACCCTTTTAATGCCGCACAGCGACTTTCTTTATACCGTTGGGATATTGCACAACAACCAGCCGATATACCTGATTACACAACGTTCTCCGGTAGCGCTTCTGGCGGTGCAGCACTTTTTGGCGGTTATTTCGATTCGTTAAAAAAACGTTACATCTTTATCGTAACTAATTACGTTCAGAGCTTGATTGATAAAAACGTTGAAGATTATGGCACATTCTTAGCCCCTACGTCTTATACCGACTTCCAGAGAGCATCTACTGCTACATCTGCAGAAAGATCGATTATAGGCGCAAGCAGCTCAACTGCCAATAAGATAAAGTTAAATATTTACTATACTAAAATTAATTAACCATTTTAGTATATATAAGAAACACCTGCCAGCAAAACTGGCAGGTGTTTTTTTTTATCATTATTTTAAGGTTACGAATAAAAGCGCATAAAAAAAGCCACCTCTCATCAGGTAGCTTTTTTTATATATTTTAACCCACTCTTAAAACGGAAGATCTCCATTTTCATCTGATGGACCAATTGTAAATTCATCTTCAATTTTAGCTTCAGAACTTTGATGCGTTGGTGTAGTTGGACTTTGCTCGAAATCGCTTTTTCTGCCTAACATGGTAAAGTTTTCGGCCACAATTTCTGTTACATATTTTTTAACTTTTTCTTTATCTTCAAAGGATCTTGTTCTTAATTTGCCCTCTATATAAACCAATTTGCCCTTCTGAAGGTATTTGGAAGCAACTTCTGCTAAGCCACGCCATAACACGATATTGTGCCATTCCGTTTGTTCTACTCTTTTTCCGTCTTTGTTATATGTTTCCGAGGTAGCTAATGGAAAACTGGCTACTGTTACGCCACCGTCTAAATGTCGCACTTCAGGGTCTTTGCCTAAATGGCCTACTAAAATAACTTTGTTAATCCCAGACATAAATATTTTTGGTTAGTTGTTTTGTTTTCTAAGTGCACGCCGAATAAGATGGTTAGTTACTCCATTTTGTCCTTATAAAAATATTCCAGGACAAAATCATGGATTACTTTTGGCTGCGGTAACTCATCTAATTTACTTAAAGAAACCCAATTAAGTTCCTTTTGTTTATTAAAGTTAAATATATAATTTTTTAATGCAAAAAATTGTATATGGATTATTTGGTGAGTTAATATGTGCTTTTTGGCTTTTATAAATGTAAAATCGGCCTTACTTCCGAATACAGATTTTACGCGATCAATGAATATTGAATCGCTCCACTCGTATTCTTCTGTTGTTTCCACACTAGGGAAATCATATAAATGCTGCCATATATCACCTGCTTGTCTTTCCCTGATCAGTACTTTTTCATTTTCAAAACAAACAAAATAATTAATATACCGGTGTTTTTGTTCGGCTTTTCGAATTTTAACCGGCAGCACATTTACCTGACCATGGTTAAAGGCATAACACTCCTGACTAAGCGGGCAAACGCTGCAACTGGGCGATTTTGGCTTACACTGCATGGCCCCAAACTCCATAATAGCCTGGTTATATAAGGCGGGGTCTTCTTTATAGAGCAAATCATTTGCTAACGCATAAAACTCTTTTTTACCGGCTGGGCTATTTATTGGCGTAGCTAAACCATAGAACCTGGAGAGTACCCGAAATACATTTCCATCTACTACCGCCCGTGCTTCTCCAGACGAAAATGAGGAAATGGCAGCAGCTGTATATTCGCCAATTCCTTTTAATTTTATGAGCTCATCATGCAGGTTTGGGAAGATTCCATCGTAATCTTTCACCACAATTTGAGCGGTTGCATGCATGTTCCTGCCCCTCGAGTAATAACCCAGTCCTTGCCAAAGCTTCAAAACTCTGGCTTCAGTAGCACCAGCAAAATCGGCAACTGTAGGAAAATTCTCTAAAAACCTATTAAAGTACGGAAGTCCTTGTTCCACCCGGGTTTGTTGTAATATAACCTCTGATAACCAGATGGTATAGGCATCATTGGTATGCCTCCAGGGCAAATCTCTCTTGTTTATCAGGTACCAATTGATGAGTTCATTTTGAAATGTCATTACTGCAAATTACGGTCTATTTATCCGATTAAAAAAAAACTTGCAATTGCCTGATAAGTCTAGTGATAAAAAAATCATCTTTTATTTCCCTATCTCATTAAAAAGCAATACTTTTGCAACCCCAAAACAGTAGTAATATTAAAACATAATATATAATAAATAATAAAATATGACTAAGGCAGATATTATTTCAGAAATATCAACAAAAACCGGAATTGAGAAGGTTGATGTACAGGAAACAGTTGAGGCATTTTTCAAGGTTATCAAAACCAGCATGATTGGCGGTGAAAATGTATACGTTAGAGGCTTCGGAAGCTTTGTTGTTAAAAAGAGAGCGCAAAAAACTGCGAGAAATATCTCAAAAAACACTGCAATAATTATCCCAGAACACTTCGTTCCTAGCTTTAAACCAGCAAAAGTATTTGTTGATAAAGTGAAAAGCAATTCAAAAAAAATTAACGTAGAAGCCTAAGTCTTATATATGAATAGCAACATTAGATCAAAACAAACCATAATTATTGGAGCGATTGTATTGCTTGTTGCATTCTTATTTACAAGAGACATTAAGGGTTTGGTTAAACCAACGGAAGAAAATGGAAAAATGCCTTCAAGTGGCCCAATGGCCGGAGCAGCTTCTCCTTCAACCACATCGGTACTAAACCTCGAAACTTCGTCTACCGCTGCAAAGAATGTAATCAACAAGAACTTGGCTACAGATATTACAGCTTTAGAAAACAGCTATAAAGGCGCAAATGGCGCAGAGAAGATTGAACTTGCTAAACAACTGGCTCAGAAATGGGACGATGTTGAACAAATTACGCCATCTGCACTGTATTTAGAAGTTGTAGCCGAAGGCGAGCCATCATCAAAATCATGGTTAGCGGCTGGTAATCAATTTATAAAAGCTTTTGAAAGCACACAAGATAGCATAGCGCAACCTGCTTTATTGCAGAAAGCCAATGCATCTTACAAAAACGCATTAGAGAAAGACTCTACAAACATTGAAGCTAAAACGGGCTTAGGTGTAACGATAGTAAACGGCTTAGGCGCACCAATGCAAGGTATTGCAATGTTGCTAGAAGTTGTTGCTAAAGAACCTAAAAATGTAAAGGCTAATATGAATTTAGGATTGTTCTCCATAAAATCAGGTCAGTTTGATAAAGCAATTCCTCGTTTTAACACAGTAATTGCCGCTGCTCCAACTCCTGAAGCCTATTTTTATTTAGGAACAGCTTTAGAAAATTTAGGCAGAAATAAAGAAGCAGTAAATGCTTATCTATCAAGCAAAAAATTAGCGGCTAACCCAACCTTATCTTCATTCATTGATAAGAAGGTGGCTGAACTAAAGAATAAAAATTAATTAACAGATTAATAAAAACATTTAAAACTTAAAACTATGCCAAGCGGTAAAAAAAGAAAGAGACATAAAATGGCTACCCACAAACGTAAAAAACGTTTAAGAAAAAACAGACATAAGAAAAAATAGTTTCTTATTTGATAAAGCCAGTTAAACCTCATAGTAAACACTATGAGGTTTAAACAATTTACATGATTTTTTTATTGTATATCTTTTTGGCTACATCACTGTTTTTTATTTACTATCCATTTGTTAATAGGCGAAAGCCTTAAATCTGTAGCTGTTGGTAAAAGAATTAATTATCAATTCGACTCCTGCCGGAGTTACCATAGCGTTGATTGAAGACAAACAACTTGTTGAGCTTCACAAAGAACAAATCAATATTAACTACGCTGTAGGCGATATTTATTTAGGCCGCATTAAAAAAATTATGCCTGGTCTGAATGCCGCTTTCGTGGATGTTGGTTATGAAAAAGATGCTTTTTTGCATTACTTTGATTTGGGCCCTCAGGTGCAATCTTTAATTAAGCTAACGAAGATCAAGCGTAATGGCTCGGTTACAGGCACATTATTAGATAATTTAAAGCTAGAAGCCGATATTAACAAGGCAGGCAAAATTTCTGATGTGCTCAGTAAAAACATGCTCCTACCTGTACAAATTGCCAAAGAGCCAATTTCTACAAAAGGACCACGTTTAAGTTCCGACATTTCGATTGCCGGCAGGTATGTGGTACTGGTGCCATTCTCCAATACCATATCTGTATCAAAAAAAATTAAAAGTAATACCGAACGTAATCGTTTAAAAAAGATTATTGAAAGTATTAAACCTCAAAATTTTGGGGTCATTATCAGAACCGTTTCTGAAGGCAGAGGAGTTGCCGAAATGCAAAAAGATCTTTTAGATTTAATTGCTAAGTGGGAAAACTTCATTAAAAAAATGCCATCTACCGAACCTTCAAAAAGAGTTTGGGGAGAAATGGACAGATCATCAACGTTAATCCGTGATATTCTGAACCCTGATTTTACAAACGTTTACGTAAGTACACCTGAGCTGTACGATGATATCCGTTCTTATGTTCACGATATTTCTCCAGAAATGGAAAAGATCGTTAAACTGTACAAACAGAAAGAACCTATCTTCGATCATTTCGGTGTAGAAAAGCAGATTAAAAACGCTTTCGGAAAGACAGTAAACTTACCAGGTGGTGCTTACCTTGTTGTAGAGCACACTGAAGCACTCCACGTGATAGACGTGAACAGTGGAAACCGCACTGCCAGTAAAGAAAATCAAGAAGAGAATGCTTTACAGGTAAACAAAGAGGCGGCCAAAGAAATTGCCCGTCAATTGCGCTTGCGCGATATGGGCGGTATTGTGGTAATCGATTTTATCGATATGCACAAACCAACAAACCGTAAAATGCTATTCGATTATTTGCGTGAGCTGATGTTATTGGATAGAGCCAAACACACTATTTTGCCTCCAAGCAAATTTGGTTTGGTACAGATTACCAGACAACGTGTTCGTCCGGAAATGAATATTGTTACGGTAGAAAAATGCCCGGCCTGCGATGGGACCGGAGAAATTAAAGCGAGTATCGTTTTAATGGATGATATTGAGAACAACCTTAATTATATTTTAAGAGAGCAGAATGAAAAGGGCGTAACCCTTTGCGTACACCCATACATCGAAGCTTATATTACAAAAGGCATTTTCAACCTTCAACGCCGCTGGTTCTTTAAATACGGCCAATGGATTAAAGTTAAGGCACAATCATCGTATCACTTAACCGAGTTTCACTTCATCTCCGCAAAAGATGAAGAGATTAAATTATAACTCAAAACACATTTAACAGAAAGCCTGGATTTTTAAATCTGGGCTTTCTGTTGTTTAAGTGTATTTCAAATCTAAAATATTAATTAAGTGCCTCACTAAGTTATGCTCAGATGACTTAGGTGGTCAATATTTTTGGAAAACAACTGTCCTGTGCGTTTTGGCCACTTAGTCCTGCTATCCCTCCAAGTCCTCACTCATTGTTCGCTCCGGGCTTTCCGTTCTATCAGGTTTATCAACAATGGCGCTGCATTTTATAGTGATGTTTCAAACCTCGCAGGTTT from Flavobacterium sp. W4I14 includes these protein-coding regions:
- a CDS encoding A/G-specific adenine glycosylase (product_source=KO:K03575; cath_funfam=1.10.1670.10,1.10.340.30; cog=COG1194; ko=KO:K03575; pfam=PF00730,PF14815; smart=SM00478,SM00525; superfamily=48150,55811; tigrfam=TIGR01084), which produces MTFQNELINWYLINKRDLPWRHTNDAYTIWLSEVILQQTRVEQGLPYFNRFLENFPTVADFAGATEARVLKLWQGLGYYSRGRNMHATAQIVVKDYDGIFPNLHDELIKLKGIGEYTAAAISSFSSGEARAVVDGNVFRVLSRFYGLATPINSPAGKKEFYALANDLLYKEDPALYNQAIMEFGAMQCKPKSPSCSVCPLSQECYAFNHGQVNVLPVKIRKAEQKHRYINYFVCFENEKVLIRERQAGDIWQHLYDFPSVETTEEYEWSDSIFIDRVKSVFGSKADFTFIKAKKHILTHQIIHIQFFALKNYIFNFNKQKELNWVSLSKLDELPQPKVIHDFVLEYFYKDKME
- a CDS encoding tetratricopeptide (TPR) repeat protein (product_source=COG0457; cath_funfam=1.25.40.10; cog=COG0457; pfam=PF13432; smart=SM00028; superfamily=48452; transmembrane_helix_parts=Inside_1_6,TMhelix_7_24,Outside_25_292), whose product is MNSNIRSKQTIIIGAIVLLVAFLFTRDIKGLVKPTEENGKMPSSGPMAGAASPSTTSVLNLETSSTAAKNVINKNLATDITALENSYKGANGAEKIELAKQLAQKWDDVEQITPSALYLEVVAEGEPSSKSWLAAGNQFIKAFESTQDSIAQPALLQKANASYKNALEKDSTNIEAKTGLGVTIVNGLGAPMQGIAMLLEVVAKEPKNVKANMNLGLFSIKSGQFDKAIPRFNTVIAAAPTPEAYFYLGTALENLGRNKEAVNAYLSSKKLAANPTLSSFIDKKVAELKNKN
- a CDS encoding ribonuclease G (product_source=KO:K08301; cath_funfam=1.20.1440.30,2.40.50.140; cog=COG1530; ko=KO:K08301; pfam=PF10150; smart=SM00316; superfamily=50249; tigrfam=TIGR00757) — translated: MVKELIINSTPAGVTIALIEDKQLVELHKEQININYAVGDIYLGRIKKIMPGLNAAFVDVGYEKDAFLHYFDLGPQVQSLIKLTKIKRNGSVTGTLLDNLKLEADINKAGKISDVLSKNMLLPVQIAKEPISTKGPRLSSDISIAGRYVVLVPFSNTISVSKKIKSNTERNRLKKIIESIKPQNFGVIIRTVSEGRGVAEMQKDLLDLIAKWENFIKKMPSTEPSKRVWGEMDRSSTLIRDILNPDFTNVYVSTPELYDDIRSYVHDISPEMEKIVKLYKQKEPIFDHFGVEKQIKNAFGKTVNLPGGAYLVVEHTEALHVIDVNSGNRTASKENQEENALQVNKEAAKEIARQLRLRDMGGIVVIDFIDMHKPTNRKMLFDYLRELMLLDRAKHTILPPSKFGLVQITRQRVRPEMNIVTVEKCPACDGTGEIKASIVLMDDIENNLNYILREQNEKGVTLCVHPYIEAYITKGIFNLQRRWFFKYGQWIKVKAQSSYHLTEFHFISAKDEEIKL
- a CDS encoding DNA-binding protein HU-beta (product_source=KO:K03530; cath_funfam=4.10.520.10; cog=COG0776; ko=KO:K03530; pfam=PF00216; smart=SM00411; superfamily=47729) encodes the protein MTKADIISEISTKTGIEKVDVQETVEAFFKVIKTSMIGGENVYVRGFGSFVVKKRAQKTARNISKNTAIIIPEHFVPSFKPAKVFVDKVKSNSKKINVEA